Proteins encoded together in one Cicer arietinum cultivar CDC Frontier isolate Library 1 chromosome 4, Cicar.CDCFrontier_v2.0, whole genome shotgun sequence window:
- the LOC101502450 gene encoding uncharacterized protein, whose protein sequence is MVAEAWIVKMGNQVSSNLKQALLLETLTKRKKKNQKRSEKNKETIGILSFEVANVMSKTVHLHKSLSEFEISKLKNEILNSEGVKNLVSSDECYLLELALAEKLEELSRVASVVSRLGKKCSEPALQGFEHVYSDIVGGVIDVKELGFLVKHMEGMVRKMDRYVNVTMNLYSELEVLNELEQAVKKFQNNQHEESKKAFEQKLIWQKQDVRHLKDVSLWNQTFDKVVELLARTVCTIYARISVIFGETALRKNSLGFGGGSPVMQNECGFVSGHISGQMNSERSNLKRNTSKRNGYHSGSITRTAAVERRGGTSGKPRIDMMRRGELAPFRPEDFGFPCGTSPGRLFMECLSLSSSVARFDDTDDIDHEDQYSHISSSRHGGIAMNSMKKENLFHSGVLSHVQSGVSFTGDLRQTKSGVLSCSTSSPKSRLAVYAPSSTLGGSALSLHYANVIIVIEKLLRYPHLVGEEARDDLYQMLPTSVRLSLKAKLKSYAKNLAIYDAPLAHDWKENLDGILRWLAPLAHNMMRWQSERNFEQHQIVSRTNVLLIQTLYFADREKTEESICNLLVGLNYICRYEQQQNALLDCASSFDFEDCMEWQLQCGASFLN, encoded by the coding sequence ATGGTTGCAGAAGCTTGGATTGTAAAAATGGGTAACCAAGTAAGTTCAAACCTCAAACAGGCTCTTCTTCTTGAAACTTtaacaaagagaaaaaaaaagaaccaAAAAAGGTcagaaaaaaacaaagaaactataggaattctttcttttgaagTAGCAAATGTGATGTCAAAAACTGTTCACCTTCACAAATCACTCTCAGAGTTTGAGATCTCAAAGCTTAAAAATGAGATCTTGAACTCTGAGGGTGTTAAGAATTTGGTTTCATCTGATGAGTGTTATCTTCTTGAGCTTGCTTTAGCAGAGAAGCTTGAAGAGTTGAGCCGGGTTGCTAGTGTTGTTTCTAGGTTAGGTAAGAAGTGTTCTGAGCCAGCTTTGCAAGGGTTTGAACATGTTTATAGTGACATTGTTGGTGGTGTTATAGATGTGAAGGAATTAGGGTTCTTAGTTAAGCATATGGAAGGAATGGTGAGGAAAATGGATAGGTATGTTAATGTTACTATGAATTTGTATAGTGAATTGGAGGTTTTGAATGAGTTGGAACAAGCAGTGAAGAAGTTTCAGAATAATCAGCATGAGGAGAGTAAGAAAGCTTTTGAGCAGAAACTCATTTGGCAGAAGCAAGATGTGAGACATCTTAAGGATGTTTCTCTTTGGAATCAGACATTTGATAAGGTTGTTGAGTTGTTGGCTAGGACAGTTTGTACTATTTATGCTAGGATTTCTGTAATCTTCGGCGAAACTGCTTTGAGGAAGAATAGTCTTGGATTTGGTGGTGGCTCGCCAGTTATGCAAAATGAATGTGGGTTTGTTTCTGGTCATATTAGTGGTCAGATGAATTCGGAGAGGTCGAACTTGAAACGTAATACGAGCAAGAGAAATGGATATCATTCAGGTTCGATTACGAGAACGGCTGCGGTGGAGAGAAGGGGAGGTACTAGTGGTAAGCCACGGATTGACATGATGAGGAGAGGTGAATTAGCGCCCTTTCGTCCAGAAGATTTTGGTTTTCCGTGTGGAACTAGTCCAGGGAGACTTTTTATGGAGTGTCTAAGTTTGAGCAGCTCAGTTGCAAGATTTGATGATACCGATGATATCGATCATGAGGATCAATACAGTCACATATCTAGCAGTCGCCATGGTGGAATTGCAATGAATAGCATGAAAAAGGAAAATTTGTTTCATTCTGGTGTTCTAAGTCATGTTCAAAGTGGCGTTTCTTTCACCGGAGATCTAAGACAAACCAAATCCGGTGTACTAAGTTGCTCAACATCTAGTCCAAAAAGTAGGTTAGCAGTTTATGCTCCTTCTTCGACTCTCGGAGGATCTGCATTATCATTGCACTATGCCAATGTCATAATTGTCATCGAGAAGTTGCTTCGCTATCCGCATTTAGTTGGCGAGGAAGCCAGGGATGATCTATATCAGATGCTACCAACAAGCGTAAGGTTATCTCTTAAGGCGAAACTGAAGTCGTACGCCAAGAATTTGGCGATATATGACGCCCCTCTTGCTCATGACTGGAAGGAGAATCTTGATGGAATACTTCGGTGGCTTGCGCCTCTAGCTCATAATATGATGAGATGGCAAAGCGAGCGTAATTTCGAGCAGCACCAGATTGTTAGCAGGACGAATGTTCTGCTAATTCAGACTTTATATTTTGCTGACCGCGAAAAGACCGAGGAATCAATCTGCAATCTTCTTGTCGGGTTGAATTACATTTGTCGTTACGAACAGCAGCAAAATGCGCTGCTCGACTGTGCAAGCAGTTTCGATTTTGAAGATTGTATGGAGTGGCAATTGCAATGTGGAGCTTCTTTTCTCAATTGA